The genomic segment AACCCTACAGCTTGCTGGATCTGCGACCGGAGCCCTCCAGGGATGACCATCGATCGAGACATTCAGAAGGCTTACATCGCCTTCTTCAATCGGCCCGCGGATCCGGCCGGCTTGGCGTGGTGGACGCAGAAGGTGGCCGAGGCCGGCGGCCGTCTGGACGCCGTCATCAATGCCTTCAGCGCCTCGCAGGAGTACAGGGATCTGTACTTCGGCAGGACCGATGCCGAGGTCGTCAACCAGCTCTACCTCAACCTGTTCGGCCGGCCCGCCGAGCAAGGCGGCCTGAAGTTCTGGACGGACGCGCTGGCCAAGCGCACCGTCAACGTCGGCAACATCGCCTTCGCCATGAACCAGGGCGCCCAGAACGACGACGCCAAGGTGGTCGCCAACCGGGTCGCGGTGGCCGAACTCTTCACCGCCGCGCTGGACACCGTGGACGAGATCCGGGGGTATTCCGGCAACGCCGCCGCCCAGGCCGCCCGTGACTTCCTGAGCCTCGTCGGATCCACCACAGCTTCGCTGGACGCCGCCAGGGCGGCGCTGCCCGCACAGGTCGCGGCGGTGGTGGCCGCCGGCAACGGCGCCCAGACCGGCCAGACCTACACCCTGACCACCGGCACCGACCTCGTGGCCGGAGCCGGCGGCACCGACACCATCAACGCCACGCACGCCACGCTGACCGCGGGTGACGCCATCAACGGCGGCGGCGGCACCGACACGCTGAGCATCAGGGTCACCGGCCCGCTTACCGCGACCACGTTCAAGGACGTGAAGGTGACCAACGTCGAGGTGGTGAACATCAACGCCGCCGGCGCGGCGGTGACCGCCGATCTGACCAGCTGGACCAGCGTGCAGACCGTCAACGTCACCAGCACGGGCACCACCTCGGCGATCGGCGTGACCACCGGTGCGGCCACCGGCGTCACCACCAAGGGCGGAGCCGCCGTCGCGGTCACCGACACCAGCACGACCGCGGCCAGCGCCGGCTCGACGTTGCAGCGTGTGTCGTTGGACGGCAACAGCGGCGTGGCGACGCTGACCGGCAAGGGCCTGACCAGCGTCTCGCTCGCCAACCTGGGCTCGGGTGCCAACGTCATCATCAACAACGCGACGGCGGACCACACCCTCGATCTGACGCTGAACACGGTGGCCGACGGCATCGACATCACCGACGCCACGGCGACGGCGGTCACGCTGAAGGTGACCGGCACGGCCGATGTCGACCTGGTCATGGCCAAGGCGGAGACGCTGGCGGTGTCGGGCTCGGCGGCGGTCGACATCGACGGCTCGACGCTGTCCGCGCTGAAGGCGATCACGGTGTCCGGGACGGCCGGCCTGACCGCCGACCTGAGCGGCATCGGCACCCTGGCTTCGGTGAACACTTCGGACACCACCGGCACCACCACGGTGACACTGGGCACCGGCGCGGCCTACGCGGGCGGCGCCGGCACGGACGTGGTGACGGTGGGCGCGACCACCAAGGCGATCAACCTGGGTGGCGGCAACGACACCGTGGTGGTGAGCGCGGCGGTCGGCACCGGCGGTTCGATCGCGGGCGGCGCCGGCACCGCCGACACCCTGTCGATGGCCGCGGCCGATGCGGCGGCATTGTCGGCCACCGCCGCCTTCGAAGCCGGCGTGAGCGGCTTCGAGCGGGTGGCCATCGGTGCGGTGAGTGTCGCCCGGACCATCAACATGGCCAACCTGGACGACATCGCCCACTTGGCGGTGGCCGGCGTGACCGGAGGCGGCCTGACGGTCATCAACCTGGTGTCCGGCGGCACGCTGGAGCTGACCGCCGCCGTGGCCGCGGCCTCCAGCGTGGTGGTGACGGACGCCATCACGGGCGCAACCGACGAGCTGATCCTGAAGCTGTCGGCGACCGACAGCTTCACCAACACCGCCGCCGTCACGGTTGCGGACGTCGAGACCATCAAGATCGTGGCCGACGACACCGACACCGCGGCGGCGAACACCGCCTTCGCGGCCAGGATCAACGCGGCGCAAGCGGAAACGATCAAGGTGTCCGGTGACGCCGGCGTGGATCTCACCGGGTCCACGCTGACCGCGGCGACCCTCATCGACGGAAGCGGCATGACCGCCATCGGCAGTGGGGGCCGGCTGACGGTGGCCGCCGCCTCGCTGGCGACCACGGGCGTGACCGTCACGGGCGGTGCGGGGAACGATGTAATCGCCGGCAACTCGGCCACCGGCAAGGTGGACACCCTGTCCGGCGGCAACGGGGACGATGCCATCACCGGCGGCGCGGGCAACGACGTCCTCGTCGGCGAAAACGGCAACGACACCCTGATCGGGGGCAATGGCGACGACACCCTGACCGGGGGCAGCGGCAACGACCGGCTGACCGGCGGTGGCGGCAAC from the Azospirillaceae bacterium genome contains:
- a CDS encoding DUF4214 domain-containing protein — translated: MTIDRDIQKAYIAFFNRPADPAGLAWWTQKVAEAGGRLDAVINAFSASQEYRDLYFGRTDAEVVNQLYLNLFGRPAEQGGLKFWTDALAKRTVNVGNIAFAMNQGAQNDDAKVVANRVAVAELFTAALDTVDEIRGYSGNAAAQAARDFLSLVGSTTASLDAARAALPAQVAAVVAAGNGAQTGQTYTLTTGTDLVAGAGGTDTINATHATLTAGDAINGGGGTDTLSIRVTGPLTATTFKDVKVTNVEVVNINAAGAAVTADLTSWTSVQTVNVTSTGTTSAIGVTTGAATGVTTKGGAAVAVTDTSTTAASAGSTLQRVSLDGNSGVATLTGKGLTSVSLANLGSGANVIINNATADHTLDLTLNTVADGIDITDATATAVTLKVTGTADVDLVMAKAETLAVSGSAAVDIDGSTLSALKAITVSGTAGLTADLSGIGTLASVNTSDTTGTTTVTLGTGAAYAGGAGTDVVTVGATTKAINLGGGNDTVVVSAAVGTGGSIAGGAGTADTLSMAAADAAALSATAAFEAGVSGFERVAIGAVSVARTINMANLDDIAHLAVAGVTGGGLTVINLVSGGTLELTAAVAAASSVVVTDAITGATDELILKLSATDSFTNTAAVTVADVETIKIVADDTDTAAANTAFAARINAAQAETIKVSGDAGVDLTGSTLTAATLIDGSGMTAIGSGGRLTVAAASLATTGVTVTGGAGNDVIAGNSATGKVDTLSGGNGDDAITGGAGNDVLVGENGNDTLIGGNGDDTLTGGSGNDRLTGGGGNDTFVIGVPTSGTQYDTIIDAAAGDKIELVNRGTETFNPTMLTGQTTLAAYLNAAAAGTGGGTNGAISWFQFGNKTYVVQDLSNSNVFVNGTDLVVELTGLVNVGSAIHSGHVLTLA